From Pempheris klunzingeri isolate RE-2024b chromosome 18, fPemKlu1.hap1, whole genome shotgun sequence, a single genomic window includes:
- the LOC139218313 gene encoding retinitis pigmentosa 1-like 1 protein, with the protein MSSHKRNFHCFNAVGGEGSHKAFVHTSRFPRIPQHGIVAHHEPLEECYLCSEYRHAQTLDALETQVTPLCHIHTPYQHHHSHQYALRPPTRPEEHPVAHSSQGRHIHQHHRYNKRVVLVKNSNPSLRKTIVLHRRSLRSFGLFLEEVSEFMQYHIRKLYTLEGRKIDSVPSLMQCPSVLVCVGREPSHPSIVENFRKTSEDKLPKLSVKSRSSGCNESHEGMTNVNEGLPPKKRVDPKLESDNRSTRHLSSDKSLPDGTDSPDNVDSCSHTDGERREDDIEKRVRVNKDGSLSMEMKVRFRLQNDETLHWSTQVRKTTGRSCGNLQGLDNPYFAQISDQSFSESENISAGDQDEAYITKHHQRHREEPHCPHCCSHCQDYDIRRNIPGTHGASRCIQTSSSSASSHTMVCRKTVVERQTMSRSSEDHTEKVVERETCVKQRVEAAETIEYCTIRSDTCSPKCELQSSTLDNCKTMRAIKMMRMMTTRQMLQELLLRRVILKGKSRLEVLCHIYP; encoded by the exons ATGTCCTCCCACAAACGCAACTTCCATTGCTTCAATGCTGTAGGCGGTGAAGGCTCCCATAAGGCTTTTGTCCACACTAGCCGGTTTCCCAGGATCCCCCAGCATGGCATAGTGGCCCATCATGAACCTCTGGAGGAATGCTACCTTTGCTCTGAGTATAGACATGCCCAGACCCTGGACGCATTAGAGACACAGGTCACACCTTTGTGTCACATTCATACACCATATCAGCATCATCATTCGCACCAGTATGCTCTCAGGCCACCGACCAGGCCTGAGGAGCACCCTGTGGCACATTCAAGCCAAGGCCGCCACATTCATCAGCATCACAGGTACAATAAGAGGGTGGTGCTGGTGAAGAACAGCAATCCGTCACTCAGGAAGACCATCGTCCTACACCGCAGGAGTCTACGCAGTTTTGGGCTTTTCTTAGAGGAAGTTTCTGAGTTCATGCAGTACCACATCAGGAAGCTGTACACTCTGGAGGGCCGCAAG ATTGACAGTGTTCCGAGTCTTATGCAGTGCCCCAGTGTCCTTGTCTGTGTGGGACGTGAGCCCTCTCATCCCTCCATTGTGGAAAATTTTCGGAAAACATCTGAAGACAAACTTCCGAAGCTGAGTGTGAAGTCACGCTCCAGTGGCTGCAATGAAAGTCACGAGGGTATGACAAAC gTAAATGAAGGACTGCCACCAAAGAAAAGGGTCGATCCAAAACTGGAATCTGACAACAGATCTACTAGACACTTGTCATCCGACAAGTCATTACCAGATGGAACTGACTCTCCAGATAATGTAGATTcctgctcacacactgatggtgagaggagagaagatgataTAGAGAAACGGGTCCGTGTTAATAAAGATGGCAGTTTGTCTATGGAAATGAAAGTGCGCTTCCGActacaaaatgatgaaacactACATTGGTCGACACAAGTAAGAAAGACAACAGGCAGGTCCTGTGGCAACCTCCAAGGACTTGATAACCCTTATTTTGCACAGATAAGTGATCAAAGCTTTTCAGAATCTGAAAACATCTCTGCTGGTGATCAAGATGAGGCGTACATTACCAAGCACCATCAGAGACATAGAGAGGAGCCTCACTGTCCTCACTGCTGCAGTCACTGCCAGGATTATGACATTAGGAGAAATATCCCAGGGACACATGGAGCAAGTCGCTGCATTCAAACTTCCAGCTCAAGTGCATCCTCACACACAATGGTCTGTAGAAAGACAGTGGTTGAAAGGCAAACTATGTCTAGGTCAAGCGAAGATCATACAGAAAAagtggtggagagagaaacTTGTGTGAAGCAGAGAGTTGAGGCAGCTGAAACTATAGAGTACTGCACTATCAGGAGTGACACTTGCTCACCTAAGTGCGAGTTGCAATCCTCCACACTGGACAACTGTAAG ACCATGAGGGCAATcaagatgatgaggatgatgacaaCCCGCCAAATGCTTCAGGAGCTTCTTCTCAGGAGAGTAATCCTGAAAGGAAAGAGCCGACTGGAAGTGCTGTGCCACATTTATCCCTGA
- the LOC139218314 gene encoding osteocalcin 2-like, translating into MSSKSNTSARSTHSKASKLQDEENAKDDSQGRASSAMSAKSAKSSKGVSSNKDDNEEGTVETVERAPSTVSVKSIKSNASARSRKSEKYNEYNQSDLSAQEKQTENKESERTLSAMSATSIKSDVSATSRKSERCEKMNKENAEDVDRPIERATSALSAKSNASSRSTESKRSELHARETVDGNAEEDGGGRPQSTLSVKSAN; encoded by the exons ATGTCATCCAAGTCAAATACCTCTGCTAGATCTACACATTCAAAAGCATCTAAGCttcaagatgaagaaaatgCCAAGGATGATAGTCAAGGAAGAGCCTCTAGTGCCATGTCAGCAAAATCAGCAAAGTCAAGTAAAGGAGTGTCGTCAAACAAAGATGATAATGAGGAGGGCACAGTGGAAACTGTGGAGAGAGCTCCCAGTACCGTGTCTGTAAAATCCATAAAGTCAAATGCATCTGCAAGGTCTAGAAAATCAGAGAAATATAATGAGTACAATCAATCAGATCTTTCAGCCCAggaaaaacagactgaaaataaagaaagtgaaagaacaCTGAGTGCAATGTCAGCCACATCTATCAAGTCAGATGTATCTGCAACATCTAGAAAGTCAGAACGCTgtgaaaaaatgaataaagaaaatgctGAAGATGTAGATAGACCAATCGAGAGAGCGACAAGTGCTTTGTCAGCTAAGTCTAATGCATCGTCAAGATCTACAGAATCCAAGAGATCTGAACTTCATGCAAGAGAAACTGTTGATGGAAATGCTGAAGAGGACGGTGGAGGGAGACCACAAAGCACACTGTCAGTCAAATCAGCAAA CTGA
- the LOC139218315 gene encoding neurofilament heavy polypeptide-like: MKKMTESKLKKERKAASEESFESPDEENDREQTAERAESRLSATSVQSHVSEISIKSAERAPSALSAKSVKSQVSAKSNASKVLSGKTTDIPDEGDGEEETQERALSAMSAKTAKSTISAKSTKSKAVDGPAEENISDQEEHGERAPSNLSVKSRKSAKSNERVVEGESEVRAASSMSAKSVRSNISIRSNRSKCSARVPAEESFESPDEENDREQTEERAESRLSAESVQSHVSEISIKSAERAQSAMSAKTAKSTISAKSSKSKTLNGPAEENI, from the exons AtgaagaaaatgacagagagcAAACTGAAGAAAGAGCGGAAAGCCGCTT CTGAAGAAAGCTTTGAGAGCCCTGAtgaagaaaatgacagagagcAAACTGCAGAAAGAGCGGAAAGCCGCTTGTCAGCCACATCAGTCCAGTCACATGTGTCTGAAATATCTATTAAGTCAGCAGAGAGAGCACCTAGTGCTTTGTCAGCTAAATCAGTAAAGTCACAGGTTTCTGCAAAATCAAATGCTTCTAAAGTACTTTCTGGCAAAACTACTGACATTCCTGATGAAGGAGATGGTGAAGAGGAAACTCAAGAGAGAGCACTCAGTGCCATGTCAGCCAAAACTGCAAAGTCCACTATTTCTGCCAAATCTACTAAGTCAAAAGCTGTAGATGGTCCAGCTGAAGAAAATATATCTGATCAAGAGGAACATGGAGAGAGAGCCCCAAGCAATCTATCAGTAAAATCAAGAAAATCAGCTAAATCAAAT GAAAGAGTTGTTGAAGGAGAGAGTGAAGTGAGAGCAGCGAGTTCAATGTCTGCCAAGTCAGTTCGGTCAAATATTTCTATAAGATCAAATAGGTCAAAATGTTCTGCTCGTGTTCCAGCTGAAGAAAGCTTTGAGAGCCCTGAtgaagaaaatgacagagagcagactgaagaAAGAGCGGAAAGCCGCTTGTCAGCTGAATCAGTCCAGTCACATGTGTCTGAAATATCAATTAAGTCTGCAGAGAGAGCACAGAGTGCCATGTCAGCCAAAACTGCAAAGTCCACTATTTCTGCAAAATCTTCTAAgtcaaaaacactgaatggtCCAGCTGAAGAAAATAT CTGA